One cyanobiont of Ornithocercus magnificus DNA segment encodes these proteins:
- a CDS encoding acetate--CoA ligase, with the protein MSESHTIESALREQRTFRPPADFATVARIKSLNSYRDMREAARRDPEAFWGKAAINELSWFKPFHTVLDWSNPPFARWFDGGFTNVSYNCLDRHLEGESAERTALIWEGEPGDERRFTYRELHIEVCRTANALKAIGITKGDLVAIYMPMVPEAAIAMLACARIGAPHSVVFGGFSAEALRSRLIDGDARAVITADGGFRKGKTTYLKPAVDVALANGTCPSVHSVLVLQRINRPIGMTEGRDIWWHSLVPFQSSDCPAEPMASEDCLFILYTSGSTGKPKGVVHTTAGYNLWVHLTFQWIFDIRSDDIYWCTADVGWITGHSYIIYGPLSNGATTVMYEGAPRPSKPGAFWELIQKHKVTIFYTAPTAIRAFMKSGREIPDQYNISSLRLLGTVGEPINPEAWIWYHNIIGMGRCPIVDTWWQTETGGVMISPLPGATPTKPGSAALPLPGIEADVVDTNGISVAPNEGGYLVVRQPWPGMMRTVHGNSQRFLESYWEHICPSDGSHVYFAGDGARQDSDGYFWIMGRVDDVINVSGHRLGTMEIESALVSHPAVAEAAVVGRPDTLKGEGIVAFITLTKHNSCDNILIEELRAHVAQEIGVIARPDEIRCSDALPKTRSGKIMRRILRALAAGKEISGDTTTLEDRSVLDRLRG; encoded by the coding sequence ATGAGCGAGAGCCACACGATTGAAAGTGCGCTCCGCGAGCAGCGGACATTTAGGCCACCGGCTGATTTTGCCACTGTTGCCAGGATAAAAAGTCTCAATAGCTATAGAGATATGAGAGAAGCAGCTCGACGTGACCCAGAAGCTTTCTGGGGCAAAGCTGCTATCAACGAGCTAAGCTGGTTTAAACCCTTCCATACGGTTCTTGATTGGTCTAATCCCCCTTTCGCACGCTGGTTCGACGGGGGTTTCACCAATGTTAGTTACAATTGCCTTGACCGTCACCTGGAAGGAGAATCAGCAGAGCGAACAGCTTTAATCTGGGAAGGTGAACCTGGTGACGAGCGCCGGTTTACCTATCGGGAGCTACACATTGAAGTCTGTCGTACTGCCAATGCTTTAAAGGCAATTGGAATTACCAAGGGCGATCTTGTTGCTATCTATATGCCGATGGTCCCAGAGGCTGCCATCGCTATGCTGGCTTGTGCCAGAATCGGAGCTCCTCACTCAGTAGTGTTTGGCGGTTTCTCTGCAGAGGCTTTGCGTAGCCGCCTGATCGATGGTGATGCGAGAGCCGTAATCACTGCAGATGGCGGCTTCCGTAAGGGCAAGACAACATACCTTAAGCCAGCGGTAGATGTAGCCTTGGCAAATGGAACTTGTCCTAGCGTACATTCAGTACTAGTGCTACAGCGCATCAATAGACCTATTGGAATGACGGAGGGGCGAGATATCTGGTGGCATAGTTTGGTGCCGTTTCAGTCTTCTGACTGTCCTGCAGAACCTATGGCCAGCGAAGACTGCTTATTTATACTTTATACTTCTGGGTCTACTGGTAAACCGAAAGGAGTAGTGCATACTACCGCTGGCTATAACCTCTGGGTTCACCTAACATTCCAGTGGATTTTTGATATTCGTTCTGATGACATTTACTGGTGTACTGCAGATGTCGGCTGGATCACTGGTCACAGCTACATCATTTATGGACCACTATCCAACGGAGCAACAACGGTGATGTATGAAGGGGCTCCACGCCCCTCAAAGCCTGGTGCTTTCTGGGAGCTGATCCAGAAGCACAAAGTTACAATCTTCTATACCGCCCCTACTGCAATACGTGCTTTTATGAAAAGTGGCCGTGAGATTCCGGATCAGTACAACATATCTAGCTTGCGCTTGCTCGGCACTGTTGGCGAGCCAATTAATCCCGAAGCTTGGATCTGGTACCATAATATAATAGGAATGGGTCGATGTCCTATTGTGGATACCTGGTGGCAGACAGAGACTGGTGGTGTAATGATTAGTCCACTCCCTGGTGCAACTCCTACTAAACCTGGTTCTGCTGCTTTACCACTACCTGGCATCGAAGCTGATGTAGTCGACACTAATGGCATCAGTGTTGCTCCTAATGAGGGTGGCTATCTCGTAGTGCGTCAACCCTGGCCCGGAATGATGCGAACAGTACACGGTAATTCCCAGAGGTTTCTTGAAAGCTACTGGGAGCATATTTGCCCAAGCGACGGTAGTCACGTCTACTTTGCAGGAGACGGGGCCCGCCAGGACAGTGATGGCTACTTTTGGATTATGGGGCGTGTTGACGATGTAATCAATGTGTCCGGTCATCGCCTAGGGACTATGGAAATCGAGTCAGCTCTAGTAAGTCATCCTGCAGTTGCCGAGGCAGCAGTTGTGGGACGCCCTGACACTCTCAAAGGTGAGGGGATTGTTGCCTTTATTACACTAACCAAGCATAATAGTTGCGATAATATATTAATTGAGGAACTGCGCGCTCATGTTGCTCAAGAAATAGGAGTGATAGCGCGGCCAGATGAGATTCGCTGCAGTGACGCTCTACCGAAAACACGCAGTGGCAAAATCATGCGCCGTATTTTGCGGGCTCTTGCAGCTGGTAAGGAAATCAGTGGCGATACGACCACTCTTGAAGACCGTTCTGTGCTTGATCGCCTACGGGGCTGA
- a CDS encoding peroxiredoxin produces the protein MSLSIGDHIPEIMLKDQDGVIRASTDVRGKTLVLFFYPKDDTPGCTAEVCSFRDSHAALLGFGAEVWGVSSDTNASHQRFARRHQLPFPLLSDRGSNLRRAFGVPRALGLFPGRVTYVIDAKGIIRHIFNNLLDGPAHVLEARRIVEKLQQGT, from the coding sequence ATGAGCCTGTCTATTGGGGACCATATTCCAGAGATTATGCTCAAGGACCAAGATGGTGTTATTCGGGCTAGTACAGATGTAAGAGGTAAGACCCTAGTTCTGTTCTTTTACCCTAAGGATGATACCCCTGGCTGCACAGCAGAAGTCTGTAGCTTCCGCGATAGTCATGCTGCGCTTTTGGGTTTTGGGGCCGAGGTTTGGGGTGTAAGCAGTGATACTAACGCAAGTCATCAACGCTTTGCCAGACGCCACCAGTTGCCCTTTCCGCTCCTAAGCGACCGCGGCAGTAACTTGCGCCGGGCCTTTGGTGTACCGCGTGCACTGGGACTATTCCCTGGGCGAGTAACCTATGTGATTGACGCTAAGGGAATTATCAGACACATTTTCAACAACTTGCTCGATGGTCCTGCACATGTCCTAGAAGCCCGACGAATTGTTGAGAAACTACAGCAAGGAACATGA